A part of Leptospira congkakensis genomic DNA contains:
- the rpsO gene encoding 30S ribosomal protein S15 translates to MITKEQKQQIIATFGSKPNDTGSAEVQIALLDSRIKDLTEHFKANKKDFHSRRGLIAMVNQRKSLLEYLKKSNVESYKKLIEKLGLRK, encoded by the coding sequence ATGATCACAAAAGAACAAAAACAGCAGATCATTGCTACATTCGGTAGCAAACCAAACGACACAGGTTCTGCAGAAGTACAAATCGCTCTTCTCGACTCTCGAATCAAAGACCTTACTGAGCATTTCAAAGCGAACAAGAAGGACTTTCACTCTCGCCGCGGTCTTATCGCAATGGTGAACCAGAGAAAGAGTTTGTTGGAATACCTTAAAAAGTCCAACGTAGAAAGTTATAAAAAGCTGATTGAAAAACTCGGCCTTAGGAAGTAA
- the dut gene encoding dUTP diphosphatase, producing the protein MNQPNLHIQILREGAVLPEYKTSGSAGMDLSACLTENLILPNGKVVFVPTGLAMAIPEGYEGQIRPRSGFSTKNSIIMPNTPGTIDSDYRGEILIPLLNLSGVDFVLEPGTRVAQMVLHSVAQLPVQVVTELSATERGAGGFGSTGK; encoded by the coding sequence ATGAACCAACCGAATTTACACATTCAAATTTTAAGAGAGGGAGCCGTTCTTCCAGAATACAAAACTTCTGGTTCGGCGGGGATGGATTTGTCTGCTTGCCTCACTGAAAACCTCATCCTGCCGAATGGCAAAGTGGTATTTGTTCCCACAGGTCTTGCGATGGCCATTCCCGAAGGGTATGAAGGCCAAATTCGACCAAGAAGCGGATTTTCCACAAAGAATTCCATCATCATGCCAAATACCCCTGGTACTATTGACTCGGATTACCGGGGAGAGATTCTCATCCCACTTCTAAACTTAAGTGGGGTGGACTTTGTTTTGGAGCCGGGTACTCGGGTGGCTCAAATGGTGCTCCATTCAGTAGCTCAGCTTCCCGTTCAGGTGGTAACAGAACTTTCCGCCACAGAAAGGGGAGCTGGAGGATTTGGGAGCACTGGAAAATAA
- the pnp gene encoding polyribonucleotide nucleotidyltransferase: protein MATEFTGSWGRDSITIETGKWAKQAHGSVVYKTGNLVLLATVCAADEPKEGQDFFPLTCEYTEKAYSVGRFPGGYFKREAKPAEHEVLLSRILDRPIRPMFPEGYFSEVQLLVQVLSADKQVSVQGHAINAASAALSVSSIPFAGPIAGARIGRIGGEFVLNPTNEEITKSDLDLVVAGTKDAIVMIEGEANEISKEDMMAALRFAQEQLKVAVAMQEELAKKNGTVKKEVVLKAPDKELHAKIREFAFDRLTAANKNADKAKRNDDIKAINKETVEHFKTLLAPEDKSKDIKHFLHELEYEVVRELVLGEGIRFDGRKTNEIRQISCEVDVLPGPHGSAVFTRGQTQSLGVVTLGTTSDNQRYETLEGSKEKNFMLHYNFPAFSVGEVRRNSGPGRREIGHGNLAERAIKKVLPSQTDFPYVIRIVSEILESNGSSSMASVCSGTLALMAGGVPISGPVSGIAMGLFSDEKGRFAVLSDIAGIEDHFGDMDFKLAGTKKGITAFQMDLKVNGLGLEVLQKAIEQAEVGRDHILGEMNKSISSVKGNLSNNAPRITLKQIPKDRIGELIGPGGKMIRAIIEQSGSEISVDDTGKVTIASPSEEAKDKAIAMIDGIFEEIEVGKIYDGVIKRIADFGAFVEILPGKEGLCHISKLDVKRVQSVRDIVSEGDKIQVKVISVDKMGKIDLSRKDVLLDN, encoded by the coding sequence ATGGCTACAGAGTTCACTGGTTCTTGGGGTAGAGACTCTATCACCATTGAGACCGGCAAGTGGGCAAAACAAGCGCACGGGTCGGTTGTATACAAAACCGGAAATTTGGTTCTTCTCGCCACAGTTTGTGCTGCTGACGAACCAAAAGAAGGACAAGATTTTTTCCCACTTACTTGCGAATACACAGAGAAAGCCTACTCGGTAGGTCGTTTTCCTGGTGGTTACTTCAAACGCGAAGCAAAACCAGCAGAACACGAAGTGTTACTTTCCAGAATTCTGGATCGTCCGATTCGCCCTATGTTCCCAGAAGGATACTTCTCTGAAGTACAACTTCTCGTTCAAGTTTTATCAGCAGACAAACAAGTATCTGTCCAAGGCCATGCGATTAACGCAGCTTCGGCGGCACTTTCCGTTTCTTCCATTCCTTTCGCTGGCCCTATCGCTGGTGCTCGTATCGGTCGTATCGGTGGAGAATTTGTTCTAAACCCTACAAACGAAGAAATTACAAAATCTGATTTAGATTTGGTAGTTGCGGGAACCAAAGATGCTATCGTCATGATCGAAGGGGAAGCAAATGAAATCTCCAAAGAAGATATGATGGCAGCCCTTCGTTTTGCACAGGAGCAATTGAAAGTTGCTGTGGCGATGCAAGAAGAATTAGCTAAGAAAAACGGAACCGTAAAAAAGGAAGTAGTTTTAAAAGCTCCTGACAAAGAACTTCACGCAAAAATCCGTGAGTTCGCGTTCGACCGTTTGACTGCTGCGAACAAAAATGCAGACAAAGCAAAACGTAATGATGACATCAAAGCCATTAACAAAGAAACAGTAGAACATTTTAAAACTCTACTGGCTCCAGAAGACAAATCAAAAGATATCAAACATTTCCTACATGAATTAGAATATGAAGTGGTCCGCGAACTTGTGCTCGGCGAAGGAATTCGTTTTGACGGTCGTAAAACCAATGAAATTCGTCAAATTTCTTGCGAAGTGGATGTTCTTCCTGGTCCTCATGGATCGGCAGTTTTCACTCGTGGACAAACCCAATCACTTGGTGTTGTGACTTTAGGAACTACTTCCGACAACCAAAGATACGAAACTTTGGAAGGTTCCAAAGAAAAGAACTTTATGTTGCACTACAATTTCCCTGCATTCTCTGTTGGGGAAGTGCGTCGTAACTCTGGCCCTGGAAGACGTGAAATTGGTCACGGAAACTTAGCGGAACGTGCGATCAAAAAAGTCCTTCCATCACAAACTGACTTTCCTTATGTGATTCGAATTGTATCTGAAATTTTAGAATCCAATGGATCTTCCTCTATGGCTTCCGTTTGTTCGGGAACCTTGGCTCTTATGGCCGGCGGAGTTCCGATTTCTGGTCCCGTTTCAGGAATTGCTATGGGTCTTTTCAGTGATGAAAAGGGTCGTTTTGCAGTTCTTTCTGACATTGCTGGAATCGAAGACCATTTTGGTGATATGGATTTCAAACTCGCAGGAACTAAAAAAGGGATCACTGCTTTCCAAATGGATCTAAAAGTCAACGGACTTGGTTTGGAAGTTTTACAAAAAGCCATTGAACAAGCAGAAGTGGGTCGTGACCACATCCTTGGCGAAATGAACAAATCCATTTCTTCCGTAAAAGGAAATTTGAGTAACAATGCGCCACGCATCACTCTCAAACAAATTCCAAAAGATCGAATTGGTGAACTCATTGGCCCTGGTGGTAAAATGATTCGTGCGATCATCGAACAATCTGGTTCTGAAATTTCCGTAGATGATACTGGTAAAGTAACCATTGCTTCTCCAAGTGAAGAAGCAAAAGACAAAGCCATTGCTATGATCGATGGAATTTTTGAAGAAATCGAAGTAGGAAAAATCTACGACGGTGTGATCAAACGAATTGCTGACTTTGGTGCCTTTGTTGAAATTCTTCCAGGAAAAGAGGGCCTTTGCCACATCTCTAAACTAGATGTGAAACGAGTGCAATCGGTTCGTGATATTGTTTCTGAAGGGGACAAAATCCAAGTGAAGGTGATTTCCGTTGATAAAATGGGAAAAATCGACCTTTCAAGAAAGGATGTTCTTTTAGACAACTAA
- the truB gene encoding tRNA pseudouridine(55) synthase TruB produces the protein MSKPYHSGFLFVYKPPGITSSDLVLKTKRILGQKSVGHTGTLDRFAEGLLILPCGDYTAFSQVFLGKDKSYFAEVVVGFKTDSGDPDGLVEVDDRENFLPRFVSEFPRERLLAELTQLTTLTSQKAPKISALKVGGKRQSDLVREGLVVEEKERPISIYKVEDVLQTELGFSFRIHVSSGTYIRKIVLDLSEKWGIPLSLGRLVRESIGEFHLDGVKTLDQISPKDLRNWKEVFPLPVRIVDAQEKKAVIHGGYIWDKLPTPVENGFYIVDADETTILAWCDYEGKPEHIPYRYRKVFFDPSAKIMFSK, from the coding sequence ATGTCTAAACCCTACCATTCTGGATTTTTATTTGTCTACAAACCACCAGGGATCACAAGTTCCGATTTGGTTCTAAAAACCAAACGGATCTTAGGTCAAAAGTCAGTGGGCCATACCGGAACTCTTGACCGGTTTGCGGAAGGCTTACTCATTTTGCCCTGTGGGGATTATACTGCTTTTTCCCAAGTATTTCTTGGAAAAGACAAGTCTTACTTTGCGGAAGTGGTTGTCGGATTCAAAACCGATTCTGGTGATCCTGATGGGCTAGTGGAAGTAGACGATAGGGAAAACTTCCTTCCCCGCTTTGTCTCCGAATTTCCAAGAGAACGATTGCTTGCGGAACTTACACAACTCACGACACTCACGTCCCAGAAAGCACCCAAAATTTCGGCTCTAAAAGTTGGTGGGAAACGCCAGTCGGATCTGGTTCGAGAGGGATTGGTCGTAGAGGAAAAGGAAAGACCCATTTCGATCTACAAAGTAGAAGATGTTTTGCAGACAGAACTTGGATTTTCGTTTCGGATCCATGTGAGTTCGGGAACGTACATTCGCAAAATCGTTTTAGATCTTTCTGAAAAATGGGGGATTCCACTTTCCCTTGGCAGGCTCGTGCGGGAATCCATTGGTGAATTCCATTTGGACGGAGTGAAAACCCTAGACCAAATTTCTCCGAAAGATTTACGAAATTGGAAAGAAGTTTTCCCACTTCCTGTCCGGATCGTGGACGCCCAAGAAAAAAAGGCAGTCATCCACGGGGGATACATTTGGGACAAACTCCCGACGCCTGTAGAAAACGGGTTTTATATCGTGGACGCGGACGAAACCACCATCCTTGCCTGGTGCGATTACGAAGGGAAACCGGAGCACATTCCCTACCGGTACAGAAAAGTATTTTTTGACCCTTCTGCAAAAATTATGTTTTCTAAATGA
- a CDS encoding M16 family metallopeptidase has translation MASVIECKRTVLPNGLTVLFQPMKHASSMGVGVFLKQGSLAETNSEHGYFHFLEHMLFKDTVTRTSKEIAESIERVGGILNGSTGREYTQYYVVAIKDQAELAFDILSDMLFRPLFRKEDITIEKGVIMEEMRSYEDAPDDFVYDYYFRNIFGKSPYGRDIIGTKKSVTGVTEKSIRTFFEKHYFPKNMVISVSGNFTWEKILDLTNKYFSFENPKGKNPTELIIPAPKKSYSKHLERRKIEQFHIMLGVNGNRRDYRTVTVTQLISTILGGGMASRLFQNIREKEGLCYSIYSFPSYYKTTGLFSISSATSKEKAARCVELILKELESISKNGFSKTELADAKSNQMGSIAIGYELPENRMNNIGLQEIYYGKYFSLEDRMKSIKSVTLDEINETAKQLFDLKKVHLSCVGDMSESQFSKIPVQFGV, from the coding sequence ATGGCATCCGTCATCGAATGCAAACGAACCGTTTTACCCAATGGGTTAACGGTTCTCTTCCAACCTATGAAACACGCATCCTCTATGGGGGTGGGTGTTTTTTTGAAACAGGGCAGCCTTGCCGAAACTAATTCTGAACACGGATACTTTCACTTTTTAGAGCATATGCTCTTTAAAGATACGGTAACAAGAACTAGTAAAGAAATCGCTGAATCCATTGAACGTGTGGGTGGGATTTTAAATGGTTCTACTGGGCGAGAATACACTCAGTACTATGTAGTGGCAATCAAAGACCAAGCGGAACTTGCTTTTGATATTCTTTCCGATATGTTATTTCGTCCTCTTTTTCGTAAAGAAGACATCACAATTGAAAAGGGTGTCATTATGGAAGAGATGCGTTCTTATGAAGATGCCCCCGATGACTTTGTATACGACTATTATTTTCGTAATATCTTTGGTAAGTCACCTTACGGCCGTGATATTATTGGAACGAAAAAATCTGTCACTGGCGTAACGGAAAAATCCATCCGCACTTTTTTCGAAAAACATTATTTCCCAAAAAATATGGTGATTTCTGTTTCTGGAAATTTCACTTGGGAAAAAATTTTAGATCTAACCAACAAATACTTTTCCTTTGAAAATCCAAAGGGTAAAAATCCAACAGAACTCATCATTCCGGCACCTAAAAAAAGTTATTCGAAGCATTTGGAACGCCGTAAAATTGAACAGTTCCATATTATGCTTGGTGTGAATGGGAACAGGAGGGACTACCGAACGGTGACTGTGACCCAGCTCATCTCCACAATTCTTGGTGGGGGAATGGCTTCGCGGCTTTTTCAAAACATTCGAGAAAAAGAAGGACTGTGTTATAGCATTTATAGTTTCCCTTCCTATTACAAAACAACCGGGCTATTTTCTATCTCCTCTGCCACCTCCAAAGAAAAGGCAGCACGTTGTGTGGAACTCATCCTAAAAGAATTGGAAAGTATTTCTAAAAATGGTTTTTCTAAAACGGAACTAGCTGATGCAAAATCCAACCAAATGGGTTCAATTGCAATTGGATATGAACTTCCTGAAAACCGAATGAATAACATTGGCCTCCAAGAAATCTATTACGGTAAGTATTTTTCTTTGGAAGACAGAATGAAATCCATCAAATCAGTGACCTTGGATGAAATCAATGAAACCGCAAAACAGTTGTTTGATTTAAAGAAAGTCCATTTGTCTTGTGTGGGAGATATGTCAGAAAGTCAATTCTCCAAAATTCCCGTCCAGTTTGGTGTTTAA
- the rbfA gene encoding 30S ribosome-binding factor RbfA, producing the protein MNPIRMKKLESEIIRQISTAILEGKVKDPRVFLPSFHRIEISEDLQYAKVYFTALCNNNERKKLTQGLVSCAGFLSSFVGKNLHLHTNPRFTFVWDNNYIKSLEVNRLIDESKPKTLFEELHPEESETEEAEDDDSDSDPKSPP; encoded by the coding sequence ATGAATCCCATTCGAATGAAAAAACTCGAATCGGAGATCATTCGCCAAATCTCCACTGCGATTTTGGAAGGCAAGGTAAAAGACCCCCGGGTCTTTTTACCAAGTTTCCATCGGATTGAGATCAGTGAAGACCTTCAATATGCAAAGGTTTATTTCACGGCTCTTTGTAATAACAATGAAAGAAAAAAACTCACACAAGGACTTGTTTCTTGTGCCGGTTTTCTTTCCTCTTTTGTGGGAAAAAATCTCCACCTTCATACCAATCCAAGATTTACATTTGTCTGGGACAATAACTACATCAAAAGTTTGGAAGTGAATCGTTTGATTGATGAATCCAAACCAAAAACTTTATTCGAAGAACTCCATCCAGAAGAATCCGAAACCGAAGAAGCAGAGGATGATGATTCCGATTCGGATCCAAAATCACCACCCTAA
- the flgG gene encoding flagellar basal-body rod protein FlgG — protein sequence MMRSLWTGATGMIAQQFHIDTVANNLANVNTTGFKKNRVDFEDLVYQHQVLAGTPATSVSEIPTGVNVGHGVKVAATQKLFEIGSFQATGNKLDLALTGEMAFFKIQMPDGTFSYSRDGSYKIDSNQQVVTSNGYLLEPPIILPENAILNTLMVSEEGEVTVKIGNDIRPTTIGQLELYRFVNPAGLQAVGKNLFRETVASGPEIPGMPSQEGYGSVLQGFLEMSNVKIVEEMVNMIVAQRAYESNSKTIQTSDNMLSTAIGLKR from the coding sequence ATGATGCGATCCCTTTGGACCGGTGCTACCGGGATGATTGCCCAACAATTCCATATTGATACGGTTGCCAATAACCTTGCGAACGTAAACACCACTGGTTTCAAAAAGAATCGTGTGGACTTTGAAGATTTAGTATACCAACACCAAGTGCTTGCGGGAACTCCAGCCACCTCTGTTTCCGAAATTCCTACCGGTGTGAATGTGGGTCATGGTGTGAAAGTCGCCGCCACACAGAAGTTATTCGAAATTGGTTCTTTTCAAGCCACGGGAAACAAATTAGACCTTGCCCTTACTGGCGAGATGGCATTTTTCAAAATCCAAATGCCAGATGGAACCTTTTCCTACTCAAGAGACGGATCCTATAAAATTGATTCCAACCAACAAGTGGTTACCTCTAACGGATACTTACTCGAACCACCCATCATCTTACCAGAGAATGCCATCCTCAATACTTTAATGGTTTCCGAAGAGGGAGAAGTGACGGTAAAAATCGGAAACGATATCCGTCCTACAACCATAGGTCAATTGGAACTTTACCGATTTGTGAACCCAGCCGGTCTTCAAGCCGTTGGTAAAAACTTGTTTCGAGAAACAGTCGCATCCGGTCCTGAAATTCCAGGGATGCCTTCACAAGAAGGATATGGAAGTGTTTTACAAGGTTTCTTAGAGATGAGTAACGTAAAGATCGTAGAAGAGATGGTGAATATGATTGTGGCACAAAGAGCCTACGAATCCAATTCCAAAACCATCCAAACATCGGATAACATGCTTTCAACGGCAATTGGTTTGAAACGTTAA